A region from the Serinibacter arcticus genome encodes:
- a CDS encoding phosphotransferase has protein sequence MTRTARTTTAPAAGLLCGPGAEDLVRAAIGLTPEVELAVRVDRVQHRTDGTSVGYDVTYDASGAVSDYLVASTAPLALAAGGVALLQDGELDVAVWRHPGDPALPGLAAACDVAAVAAWLPGTTGLEVVTYRPLRRAVVRATGVDGVTGYLKVVRPAVADRLVRQHVGTAALGSPRVTARPAPGVLVLAEVPGATLAEAIADGRRAPDLDEIVALLDRMDPACASLGSTTSFAQDLPAQLLALTGVLDGDVAVRLRRLADAVVARIARTARRWPVVPTHGDLHAANLVVRPGPTAELAGVLDVDRVGGGHRVDDLACLFAHASVAATSTDGSAAADVAAQRARTAVERWWAQARRTDAGDAAALAARTAAVVLALVGVVAPERVTALLDLAGAWCARASLPTVPLPRSVASGNPTTITTKEMS, from the coding sequence ATGACGAGGACAGCCCGCACCACCACGGCGCCGGCCGCCGGCCTGCTGTGCGGCCCCGGCGCGGAGGACCTGGTGCGCGCCGCGATCGGGCTGACCCCCGAGGTGGAGCTCGCCGTCCGCGTCGACCGCGTGCAGCACCGCACCGACGGCACGAGCGTCGGCTACGACGTCACCTACGACGCGTCCGGGGCGGTCTCGGACTACCTCGTCGCCTCGACCGCGCCCCTCGCGCTGGCGGCCGGCGGGGTCGCGCTGCTGCAGGACGGCGAGCTGGACGTCGCCGTCTGGCGTCACCCGGGCGACCCGGCGCTGCCGGGCCTCGCGGCGGCGTGCGACGTGGCCGCGGTGGCCGCGTGGCTGCCGGGCACGACCGGGCTCGAGGTCGTCACCTACCGCCCGCTGCGCCGCGCCGTCGTGCGCGCCACGGGGGTCGACGGCGTCACGGGCTACCTCAAGGTCGTCCGCCCCGCGGTGGCCGACCGGCTCGTGCGTCAGCACGTCGGGACGGCGGCGCTCGGCTCGCCCCGGGTCACCGCTCGCCCCGCCCCCGGGGTGCTGGTGCTGGCCGAGGTCCCGGGCGCGACGCTCGCCGAGGCGATCGCCGACGGACGCCGGGCGCCCGACCTCGACGAGATCGTCGCCCTCCTGGACCGGATGGACCCCGCGTGCGCGAGCCTCGGGTCGACCACCTCCTTCGCCCAGGACCTCCCGGCCCAGCTCCTGGCCCTCACCGGGGTGCTCGACGGCGACGTCGCCGTGCGGCTGCGCCGGCTGGCCGACGCCGTCGTGGCCCGGATCGCGCGCACGGCACGGCGCTGGCCCGTCGTCCCGACGCACGGCGACCTGCACGCGGCCAACCTCGTGGTCCGTCCCGGCCCGACGGCCGAGCTCGCGGGCGTCCTCGACGTCGACCGCGTGGGCGGGGGCCACCGGGTCGACGACCTCGCCTGCCTGTTCGCCCACGCGAGCGTCGCGGCGACGTCGACCGACGGCTCGGCCGCCGCCGACGTCGCCGCGCAGCGCGCGCGCACCGCCGTCGAGCGGTGGTGGGCGCAGGCCCGCCGCACCGACGCCGGCGACGCCGCCGCCCTCGCGGCGCGCACGGCCGCCGTCGTCCTCGCCCTCGTCGGCGTGGTCGCCCCAGAGCGCGTGACCGCGCTCCTCGATCTCGCGGGTGCCTGGTGCGCCCGTGCGTCCCTCCCGACCGTGCCGCTGCCCCGCAGCGTCGCCTCGGGGAACCCCACCACCATCACCACCAAGGAGATGTCATGA
- a CDS encoding adenosine deaminase, with translation MRDLAALPKAHLHLHFTGSMRPATLAELAAEQGRRVPAALLDGVADVPADVRGWFRFQRLYEAARAVVRTEGAMRRVLREAVEDDAAEGSRRLEIQVDPTSYAPHVGGLVPALEIVLDEARLAQEATGVSVGVVVASSRMRHPFEARTLARLAARYAGDGPGEVVAFGLSNDERRGETADFAPAFAIAARAGLPGVPHGGELLGPDHVRDVVEHLHPRRLGHGVRAAEDPALLAELAEAGIACEVCPASNVSLGVFRESRHVPLTALLEAGVPVALGADDPLLFGTRLLAQYAAARAVHELDDDALATLARDSIGASLAPERDRRTWLAEVDAWQAARD, from the coding sequence ATGCGAGACCTCGCGGCACTCCCCAAGGCCCACCTGCACCTGCACTTCACCGGCTCGATGCGCCCGGCCACGCTGGCGGAGCTGGCGGCCGAGCAGGGCCGGCGTGTGCCGGCGGCGCTGCTCGACGGCGTCGCGGACGTCCCGGCGGACGTGCGCGGCTGGTTCCGGTTCCAGCGCTTGTACGAGGCGGCCAGGGCCGTGGTCCGCACCGAGGGCGCGATGCGCCGGGTGCTGCGCGAGGCCGTCGAGGACGACGCCGCCGAGGGCTCGCGCCGGCTGGAGATCCAGGTCGATCCGACGTCGTACGCCCCGCACGTGGGCGGCCTCGTGCCGGCCCTGGAGATCGTGCTCGACGAGGCGCGGCTCGCGCAGGAGGCGACCGGTGTCTCGGTCGGGGTCGTCGTGGCCTCCTCCCGGATGCGGCACCCCTTCGAGGCGCGCACGCTGGCCCGGCTCGCGGCGCGCTACGCCGGCGACGGTCCCGGCGAGGTGGTGGCCTTCGGCCTGTCCAACGACGAGCGCCGCGGCGAGACGGCCGACTTCGCGCCCGCGTTCGCGATCGCGGCGAGAGCCGGGCTGCCCGGGGTGCCGCACGGGGGCGAGCTGCTGGGCCCCGACCACGTGCGCGACGTCGTGGAGCACCTCCATCCCCGGCGCCTCGGGCACGGCGTGCGTGCGGCCGAGGACCCCGCGCTGCTGGCCGAGCTGGCCGAGGCCGGGATCGCGTGCGAGGTCTGCCCGGCGTCCAACGTCTCGCTCGGGGTCTTCCGGGAGTCGCGGCACGTCCCGCTCACCGCGCTGCTGGAGGCCGGGGTGCCCGTCGCGCTCGGCGCCGACGACCCCCTGCTGTTCGGCACCCGCCTGCTGGCCCAGTACGCCGCCGCGCGCGCCGTGCACGAGCTCGACGACGACGCCCTCGCCACGCTCGCGCGCGACTCGATCGGTGCCAGCCTCGCCCCCGAGCGCGACCGCCGGACGTGGCTGGCCGAGGTCGACGCGTGGCAGGCCGCCCGCGACTGA
- a CDS encoding FtsX-like permease family protein — MAPADVAPAWTGSATLEANDRTLSFQVVEALEPAAIGEIYAAAEGRLPGADGEAAISPHVADRLGLGVGDTLAVGADDLQVVGVLAEGRRPYAQLLTLPGAPHLAPSGWFVLGENPVTWDDVVALNGLGAEVTSRDVATNPPADGDAAFRERFGPPTTVAASTIGIGAAVAAIVGIEAVLLVGPAFAVGARRSTRTLALVGAAGGSPRDTRRIVLSTGIVAGLVAGVVGVLVGIAAITVVWFARRDDPYPLQAFLVPWWLPPAAVVFAVALAALSSWMPARSAARLDVPAALAGRRADASPRRRTPWIGIALAVLGLAGAAVGTAIRSTGLLVSGIVVLELGVVLAAGGIVSLVARLAPRLGVAGRFAVRDAVRQRSRTTPAVASVLAATAALVAAGSYVSTEEAVQEAAWRPAVGVGTAIVRMPFLPADEGAQVDPAEAEAVMAAAVDRVEQVVPVAGSATVHVLGVVGAVERVPPWATAELRPDRACPADETTTQAEWEALMDDPRCQGGPGTTSTWWAPGATSVIVDDGTALAQFGLGDEGRAAAEALAEGRIVVGHEGLVWDDGTAHVSVQISDPEDPQALPTEVVLVGPAHVQDFDPLHEAIVPTSLVATAPELTAVVAGGVVRVDAPYDRGWADRVTGSAGAGSLEVQEPYRGRSQILLLLLVAVAAVVTLGATWLSVGLAAAETRADLATLAAVGAPARVRRSVAGAQAAVIAVTGVGLGVVLGLLLGWILARWTLTDPYGWAAGRALAYGVQVPVTVPWLWVAGIAVVVPVLAVAGAWLTAPSRLPLVRRLAQ, encoded by the coding sequence GTGGCGCCGGCCGACGTCGCCCCCGCCTGGACCGGATCGGCCACGCTCGAGGCGAACGATCGGACGCTCTCCTTCCAGGTGGTCGAGGCGCTCGAGCCGGCGGCGATCGGCGAGATCTACGCCGCGGCCGAGGGACGGCTGCCCGGTGCGGACGGCGAGGCGGCGATCTCGCCCCACGTGGCCGACCGCCTCGGCCTCGGTGTCGGCGACACGCTCGCCGTCGGTGCCGACGACCTCCAGGTGGTCGGCGTCCTCGCCGAGGGCCGCCGGCCCTACGCCCAGCTGCTGACGCTCCCCGGGGCCCCGCACCTCGCGCCGTCGGGCTGGTTCGTGCTGGGGGAGAACCCCGTGACCTGGGACGACGTGGTCGCGCTGAACGGTCTCGGTGCCGAGGTGACCAGCCGCGACGTCGCGACGAACCCGCCCGCCGACGGCGACGCAGCGTTTCGCGAGCGGTTCGGGCCACCCACCACCGTCGCGGCGTCCACCATCGGGATCGGGGCGGCCGTGGCGGCCATCGTGGGTATCGAGGCGGTCCTGCTCGTCGGCCCGGCGTTCGCCGTCGGGGCCCGACGGTCGACCCGCACGCTCGCGCTCGTGGGGGCGGCCGGTGGCAGCCCCCGCGACACGCGGCGGATCGTGCTGTCCACGGGAATCGTCGCGGGGCTCGTGGCCGGTGTCGTCGGCGTGCTGGTCGGGATCGCCGCGATCACGGTGGTCTGGTTCGCCCGTCGCGACGACCCGTACCCCCTCCAGGCGTTCCTCGTGCCCTGGTGGCTCCCGCCCGCGGCCGTGGTGTTCGCCGTCGCGCTCGCCGCGCTCTCCTCCTGGATGCCGGCGCGCTCGGCCGCCCGGCTGGACGTCCCGGCGGCGCTCGCCGGCCGTCGCGCCGACGCCTCGCCCCGACGCCGGACCCCCTGGATCGGGATCGCGCTCGCGGTCCTCGGCCTGGCCGGCGCGGCGGTCGGGACGGCGATCCGCTCGACCGGGCTGCTGGTGAGCGGGATCGTCGTGCTCGAGCTCGGCGTCGTGCTCGCCGCCGGCGGCATCGTCTCGCTCGTCGCCCGGCTCGCGCCGAGGCTCGGGGTGGCGGGCCGGTTCGCGGTGCGCGACGCCGTCCGGCAGCGCTCGCGCACGACGCCGGCCGTCGCCTCGGTGCTCGCGGCGACGGCGGCGCTCGTGGCGGCCGGCAGCTACGTGTCGACGGAGGAGGCGGTGCAGGAGGCGGCCTGGCGCCCCGCGGTGGGGGTCGGCACGGCGATCGTCCGGATGCCCTTCCTCCCCGCGGACGAGGGGGCGCAGGTCGACCCGGCCGAGGCGGAGGCGGTGATGGCCGCCGCCGTCGACCGCGTGGAGCAGGTGGTTCCCGTCGCCGGCAGCGCGACGGTCCACGTCCTCGGCGTCGTCGGCGCCGTCGAGAGGGTCCCGCCGTGGGCGACCGCCGAGCTCCGGCCGGACCGGGCGTGCCCGGCGGACGAGACGACCACGCAGGCGGAGTGGGAGGCGCTGATGGACGACCCGCGCTGCCAGGGTGGCCCGGGGACGACGTCGACGTGGTGGGCGCCGGGCGCGACCTCGGTGATCGTGGACGACGGCACCGCCCTGGCGCAGTTCGGGCTCGGCGACGAGGGCCGGGCGGCCGCCGAGGCGCTGGCCGAGGGCCGGATCGTCGTGGGGCACGAGGGCCTGGTCTGGGACGACGGAACGGCGCACGTGAGCGTGCAGATCTCCGATCCCGAGGATCCCCAGGCGTTGCCCACCGAGGTCGTGCTCGTCGGGCCTGCGCACGTCCAGGACTTCGACCCCCTGCACGAGGCGATCGTGCCGACCTCCCTCGTGGCGACGGCGCCCGAGCTCACCGCGGTGGTGGCGGGTGGCGTCGTGCGTGTCGACGCGCCCTACGACCGCGGCTGGGCCGATCGGGTCACCGGCTCCGCGGGCGCCGGGAGCCTCGAGGTGCAGGAGCCGTACCGCGGCCGGTCGCAGATCCTCCTGCTCCTCCTGGTCGCCGTCGCCGCCGTGGTGACGCTCGGCGCCACCTGGCTCAGCGTCGGGCTGGCGGCGGCGGAGACGCGCGCCGACCTCGCGACGCTCGCCGCCGTCGGGGCGCCCGCACGCGTGCGGCGCAGCGTCGCGGGCGCGCAGGCGGCGGTGATCGCCGTCACCGGCGTCGGCCTGGGCGTCGTTCTCGGGCTGCTGCTGGGGTGGATCCTCGCGCGGTGGACCCTGACGGATCCCTACGGGTGGGCCGCCGGGCGGGCGCTCGCGTACGGCGTCCAGGTTCCCGTGACGGTGCCGTGGCTGTGGGTCGCGGGCATCGCCGTCGTGGTCCCGGTGCTCGCGGTCGCCGGGGCGTGGCTGACGGCCCCGAGCCGGCTGCCGCTGGTGCGGCGACTCGCGCAGTAG
- a CDS encoding ABC transporter ATP-binding protein, whose translation MLELTAVTRVHGEGERRVVALREADLQVRLGELVAVMGPSGSGKSTLLNLAGGLDTPSSGEVQLGKDLISHLDAAGRAALRRRRVGYVFQDLNLIPALTAAENVSLPRELDGVGAREARAEARAALAEVGVLELADRFPEEMSGGQQQRVAIARALVGPRRLVLADEPTGALDSHTGEAVMRVLRQRVDAGAAGLLVTHDPRFAAWADRTIYLRDGVVIDGDRDDCPTDLLVGAGRGRATDDLDD comes from the coding sequence ATGCTGGAGCTCACGGCGGTCACGCGCGTCCACGGGGAGGGGGAGCGCCGCGTGGTCGCCCTCCGGGAGGCGGACCTGCAGGTGCGGCTCGGCGAGCTCGTCGCCGTCATGGGGCCGTCCGGCTCGGGCAAGTCGACGCTGCTCAACCTCGCCGGCGGGCTCGACACCCCCTCCTCGGGCGAGGTCCAGCTGGGCAAGGACCTGATCTCCCACCTGGACGCGGCGGGCCGGGCCGCGCTCCGCCGTCGCCGGGTCGGGTACGTCTTCCAGGACCTCAACCTCATCCCGGCCCTGACGGCCGCGGAGAACGTGTCGCTGCCCCGCGAGCTGGACGGCGTGGGCGCGAGGGAGGCCAGGGCCGAGGCGCGCGCGGCGCTGGCGGAGGTCGGCGTCCTGGAGCTGGCCGACCGCTTCCCCGAGGAGATGTCGGGCGGGCAGCAGCAGCGCGTGGCGATCGCCCGCGCGCTGGTGGGGCCGCGGCGCCTGGTGCTCGCGGACGAGCCGACCGGCGCCCTGGACTCCCACACCGGCGAGGCGGTGATGCGCGTGCTCCGGCAGCGCGTCGACGCCGGTGCCGCCGGGCTGCTCGTCACCCACGACCCGCGGTTCGCCGCCTGGGCCGACCGCACGATCTACCTGCGCGACGGCGTCGTGATCGACGGCGACCGCGACGACTGCCCGACGGATCTCCTCGTCGGCGCGGGGCGCGGCCGCGCGACCGACGACCTCGACGACTGA
- a CDS encoding PadR family transcriptional regulator, producing the protein MTVRHGLVALLAERPMGVYELRKEFDARTGGTWPLNIGQVYTTIQRLVRDGVVELVPLDYGAGEAEPYRLTPAGYDEAEVWWTRPVDRSVPGRDELVIKLALAAASPDVDVPAVVHTQRIESMRALRDYTRLKARQPQDPSTREDLAWTLVLDNLVFAAEAEVRWLDHVEASVGRFTPPPPAAEEDDDGGAGPEAELASRSARRSGAAPTAGERP; encoded by the coding sequence ATGACCGTCCGCCACGGCCTGGTAGCTCTGCTCGCCGAACGACCCATGGGCGTGTACGAGCTGCGCAAGGAGTTCGACGCCCGCACGGGTGGCACCTGGCCCCTCAACATCGGGCAGGTCTACACCACGATCCAGCGGCTGGTCCGCGACGGCGTCGTCGAGCTCGTGCCCCTCGACTACGGGGCCGGGGAGGCGGAGCCGTACCGACTCACCCCCGCCGGCTACGACGAGGCCGAGGTCTGGTGGACCCGTCCGGTCGACCGGTCGGTGCCGGGACGCGACGAGCTCGTCATCAAGCTCGCGCTCGCGGCCGCGTCCCCCGACGTCGACGTCCCCGCCGTCGTCCACACGCAGCGGATCGAGTCGATGCGGGCGCTGCGGGACTACACCCGGCTCAAGGCGCGTCAGCCCCAGGACCCGAGCACGCGCGAGGATCTCGCCTGGACCCTCGTGCTCGACAACCTCGTCTTCGCCGCCGAGGCCGAGGTCCGCTGGCTCGACCACGTCGAGGCGTCGGTCGGGCGCTTCACCCCGCCCCCGCCCGCGGCGGAGGAGGACGACGACGGCGGAGCCGGCCCCGAGGCCGAGCTCGCGTCCCGCTCGGCCCGCCGCTCCGGCGCTGCCCCGACGGCGGGGGAGCGACCGTGA
- a CDS encoding UDP-N-acetylmuramate dehydrogenase, producing the protein MTASPAAARSLADLTTLRVGGTVRDYREATSEAELLAAVTEADESGTPLLVLGGGSNVLASDEAFDGVVVRDVRRGLEVRESSACSGADVVVPAGEGWDDLVARAVEEGWSGIEALSGIPGSVGATPVQNVGAYGQEVGDVLAFVRTWDRGTGRIKTFARSELGLGYRTSLLKRSFAGDADGRAWGPTPRWVVLEVGLQIPHATLSAPVRYAELARTLGVEVGERVPAALVRETVLGLRRGKGMVLDAADHDTWSAGSFFTNPLLTPDESAALPQDAPRFPLGDDAGTVKSSAAWLISHAGFERGHGLPGAASLSTKHSLALTNRGDARAEDLLSLAREVRDGVRSAFGVVLEPEPVLVGVSL; encoded by the coding sequence GTGACCGCCAGCCCCGCCGCCGCCCGCTCCCTCGCCGACCTCACCACGCTCCGCGTGGGCGGGACCGTTCGTGACTACCGCGAGGCCACCAGCGAGGCGGAGCTGCTCGCCGCCGTGACCGAGGCGGACGAGAGCGGCACGCCGCTCCTGGTGCTGGGTGGCGGCTCCAACGTGCTCGCCTCGGACGAGGCGTTCGACGGCGTCGTCGTGCGTGACGTCCGCCGCGGCCTGGAGGTGCGCGAGTCCTCGGCCTGCAGCGGCGCCGACGTCGTGGTGCCCGCGGGCGAGGGCTGGGACGACCTCGTGGCCCGCGCCGTCGAGGAGGGCTGGTCCGGCATCGAGGCGCTCTCGGGCATCCCGGGCAGCGTGGGCGCGACGCCGGTCCAGAACGTCGGCGCCTACGGCCAGGAGGTCGGCGACGTCCTGGCGTTCGTGCGCACGTGGGACCGCGGCACCGGGCGCATCAAGACCTTCGCCCGCTCCGAGCTGGGTCTCGGCTACCGCACGTCGCTGCTCAAGCGGTCGTTCGCGGGTGACGCCGACGGCCGTGCCTGGGGTCCGACGCCGCGCTGGGTCGTCCTCGAGGTCGGTCTGCAGATCCCGCACGCGACCCTCTCCGCGCCCGTGCGCTACGCCGAGCTCGCGCGCACGCTCGGGGTGGAGGTGGGGGAGCGGGTCCCCGCCGCCCTCGTCCGCGAGACCGTCCTCGGGCTGCGCAGGGGCAAGGGCATGGTGCTGGACGCCGCCGACCACGACACGTGGAGCGCCGGGTCCTTCTTCACCAACCCGCTGCTGACGCCCGACGAGTCCGCGGCGCTGCCGCAGGACGCGCCGCGGTTCCCGCTCGGCGACGATGCGGGCACCGTGAAGTCCTCGGCCGCCTGGCTGATCTCGCACGCCGGCTTCGAGCGTGGCCACGGCCTGCCGGGTGCCGCGTCGCTGTCCACCAAGCACTCCCTCGCGCTCACCAACCGCGGGGACGCCCGCGCGGAGGACCTCCTGTCGCTGGCCCGCGAGGTGCGCGACGGCGTGAGGTCCGCGTTCGGCGTCGTGCTCGAGCCCGAACCGGTGCTCGTGGGCGTCTCGCTCTGA
- a CDS encoding LacI family DNA-binding transcriptional regulator codes for MTRNGRATLSDVARLAGVSASTASLTFSGSGPVSLATRERVLAAAAELGYSGPDPLARSLRRGESGVVGVITNELASSFRDPVALRTLDGLADALGAHDLGMLLIRATDEGEGADLIRRAAMDAAVFLRPLGPHEGVVELLRGRGIAVVLLESIAEGAASVKIADADGMAELAARVRDLGHTRVAVVSLPWAPGVPPGLREDTEPDPDSFPFTLARLTGIRSAGVVPTQIYVSAGSLVEEGFEAAKVLLAQPERPTAIMACSDLLAAGVLLAARELGLAVPGDLSITGFDGVDLPWLAPDVIDSVEQPASRKGQLGGEAAVAMMAGGEPTSIELEVWQRPGTTLGPVPQEV; via the coding sequence GTGACGCGGAACGGACGAGCGACGCTCTCCGACGTCGCGCGCCTGGCAGGCGTCTCGGCCTCGACGGCGTCGCTGACCTTCTCCGGCTCGGGTCCCGTCTCCCTCGCCACCCGCGAGCGCGTGCTCGCCGCGGCCGCCGAGCTCGGCTACTCGGGCCCCGACCCGCTGGCGCGCTCCCTGCGCCGCGGCGAGAGCGGCGTCGTCGGCGTCATCACGAACGAGCTGGCCTCGAGCTTCCGGGACCCCGTCGCGCTGCGCACCCTCGACGGTCTGGCCGACGCGCTCGGCGCGCACGACCTCGGCATGCTGCTCATCCGCGCGACCGACGAGGGCGAGGGCGCCGACCTCATCCGCCGCGCGGCCATGGACGCCGCGGTGTTCCTCCGCCCGCTGGGCCCCCACGAGGGCGTGGTCGAGCTCCTGCGGGGCCGCGGCATCGCCGTCGTGCTCCTCGAGTCGATCGCGGAGGGGGCGGCGTCGGTGAAGATCGCCGACGCGGACGGCATGGCCGAGCTCGCCGCCCGCGTGCGCGATCTCGGGCACACACGCGTCGCCGTCGTCTCGCTGCCCTGGGCCCCTGGCGTCCCGCCGGGCCTGCGCGAGGACACCGAGCCCGATCCCGACTCCTTCCCCTTCACGCTCGCGCGCCTCACGGGCATCCGTTCGGCCGGGGTCGTGCCGACGCAGATCTACGTCAGCGCCGGCTCGCTGGTCGAGGAGGGGTTCGAGGCCGCCAAGGTGCTGCTCGCCCAGCCCGAGCGCCCGACGGCGATCATGGCCTGCTCCGACCTGCTGGCCGCCGGCGTGCTGCTCGCAGCCAGGGAGCTGGGCCTCGCGGTGCCGGGCGACCTGTCGATCACCGGGTTCGACGGCGTGGACCTGCCGTGGCTGGCCCCCGACGTCATCGACTCGGTCGAGCAGCCCGCCAGCCGCAAGGGCCAGCTGGGCGGCGAGGCCGCCGTCGCGATGATGGCGGGCGGCGAGCCGACGTCGATCGAGCTCGAGGTGTGGCAGCGGCCGGGGACGACGCTGGGCCCGGTGCCGCAGGAGGTCTGA